In a single window of the Cucurbita pepo subsp. pepo cultivar mu-cu-16 chromosome LG18, ASM280686v2, whole genome shotgun sequence genome:
- the LOC111779787 gene encoding FIP1[V]-like protein isoform X1 — MEDDDEFGDLYTDVLRPFASSFSSAPQAQLSSPAPPPLQRSININRHHADDTPPNGPSYSNPVVPLPLPNETPLLQPPRESIPAGSSGFVLNLAARNDDDGSRAMDGEDFASFDGELSNRALEDRNLGVESGIIGAPVEDVNLMDKDVKFDIEEGNAEVEDDVGVEPIIPGLSPGGGISIHGLGGNLENTEGFRTNDAVRDRGEGGDAWDSDSEDDLQILLNDSDREPMAVERGGLVGDDEDDPPLVILGDNDQNQVMEEQEWGEDAVPAADGERKEAGEAAKSSAGMVLAPKLGYSNYGYRPFHSQYKYVRPGAAPFPGTPASVPGVTPNQARPLVNMGPVGGRGRGDWRPAGAKDPASVQKGFHSGFGMPGWGNNMGGRGSGGLEFTLPSHKTIFEVDIDSFEEKPWKSTGVDISDFFNFGLNEDSWKEYCKHLEQLRLEATMQSKIRVYESGRTEQGYDPDLPPELAAAAGFRDIPGDHTLGKSDGLQNDAGKGAARVRPPLPTGRAIQVEGGYGERLPSIDTRPPRIRDSDAIIEIVLQDSLDDNFSTGNCTPNQQNDDLSRKDFKEVHEAEDDNAQIDSDTEYPDNFSETHNSELREKAGRRKASMNSASDNIRDDVSLPYPSEGPGHYAASRGHTPAYPAQNLGINDERRPQGRTYNKSPRSPIPNLRDGKSSDSREEGSVGSMNGKRSPHESSPAMVEATQESSAEDKDAEHDELIEADKNTEIDRENVNFITTSNSNKSDRDGEVMENDEKLGPTVEPLVLKDDDDNDSKAASSENRKTRSGSSRDYHKWQDGVEEEVFQNRRSSSMGSVKKYIDENEQNFRRKDGDDKQDERNQMDVKGRKDGYACRDWDPSLAHQHPLKTDGFDRRKERSNAEAAWQRRDDDPYYRKTRTEDTRKREYDDDTGSRHRGKIREIERSDKDDRHLTKKLDNGNYRVHYDKGASSRHRERDDSLKSRYENLDSYYNKKRKDSEHLRRDHVDKDEILHGKRDSKSHRKRERDEVFEPQKRDELLRVRDNIGDHHSVGHKEEWLQRERSDRPRDKEDWHRPKQSREENPSKRDRDEGRSSVRSGHGAEEKSWGSHVRVKDENKVSEKENQGKDVVRHGEQNKRRDRIEDESSRRGREDAYSRRNPPSTEDRRSRLEKSSTERHTGNAFDNPRIHDKRHKDSKMKNRDVDGSDHNALGPSKKSQESQNNYRSQMVLKGSDDRGDREHSVHHHGSRKHTDDASSEDEQQDSKRGRSKLERWTSHKEKDFNINSKSSSSLLSKETENNNGGGSSEASKNPDDSMKAAAVEAADNHNLAEKKDSGDPELKTGVSDTKVLEDKHMDTVEKLKKRSERFKLPMPSDKEALVIKKIENEALPSSKSDIPADSEIKPERPARKRRWISS; from the exons ATGgaggatgatgatgagtttGGAGATCTCTACACCGACGTTCTCAGACCTTTCGCTTCTTCTTTCTCATCTGCTCCTCAGGCTCAACTATCCTCTCCCGCCCCTCCGCCTCTTCAACGCTCGATCAATATCAATCGCCACCACGCCGACGATACTCCCCCCAATGGACCTTCTTACTCCAACCCCGTTGTTCCACTGCCGCTTCCCAATGAAACCCCACTTCTCCAGCCGCCTCGGGAGTCCATACCTGCTGGTTCTTCTGGGTTCGTTCTCAATTTGGCCGCCAGAAACGACGACGACGGTTCTCGTGCCATGGATGGCGAGGATTTTGCTTCATTTGATGGTGAATTATCGAATAGGGCTTTGGAGGATCGGAATTTAGGTGTTGAATCTGGAATTATTGGTGCCCCTGTGGAAGATGTCAATTTGATGGATAAGGATGTGAAATTCGAtattgaagaggggaatgcAGAGGTTGAGGACGACGTGGGTGTGGAGCCGATTATTCCTGGCTTGTCTCCCGGCGGTGGTATATCGATTCATGGGTTAGGCGGGAATTTGGAGAACACGGAAGGTTTTAGAACGAATGATGCTGTACGAGACCGGGGCGAAGGCGGTGACGCCTGGGATAGTGACAGTGAGGATGATTtgcaaattttgttaaatgaCAGTGATCGTGAGCCTATGGCAGTGGAGAGAGGTGGATTGGTAGGTGATGATGAAGACGATCCCCCGCTGGTTATCTTGGGGGATAATGATCAGAATCAGGTTATGGAAGAGCAAGAGTGGGGTGAAGACGCAGTGCCGGCTGCGGATGGCGAGAGAAAAGAGGCGGGCGAGGCTGCAAAATCTAGTGCTGGGATGGTTTTGGCTCCAAAGCTCGGATATAGCAATTATGGTTATCGTCCTTTTCATTCTCAATATAAG TATGTGAGACCTGGTGCAGCACCTTTTCCTGGTACTCCTGCTTCTGTCCCTGGAGTAACTCCAAATCAAGCTCGTCCACTTGTCAACATGGGTCCTGTTGGTGGTCGTGGTAGAGGTGATTGGCGACCAGCAGGAGCAAAAGATCCAGCTTCAGTGCAGAAAGGTTTTCATTCAGGTTTTGGAATGCCTGGATGGGGCAATAATATGGGAGGGCGTGGTAGTGGTGGCCTAGAGTTCACTCTGCCTTCGCACAA GACAATTTTTGAAGTTGACATTGATAGTTTTGAGGAGAAACCATGGAAATCTACTGGAGTGGACATATCTGACTTTTTCAACTTTGGTCTGAATGAGGATAGCTGGAAAGAATACTGCAAACATCTG GAACAACTACGCCTGGAGGCTACCATGCAAAGCAAAATTCGAGTATATGAGAGTGGACGGACAGAACAG GGCTATGATCCTGATTTGCCTCCAGAACTAGCAGCTGCTGCAGGTTTTCGTGATATTCCCGGTGATCACACTCTTGGGAAGTCTGATGGTTTACAAAATGATGCAGGAAAAGGAGCAGCTCGTGTGCGGCCACCTCTG CCTACCGGCAGAGCAATACAGGTCGAAGGTGGTTATGGTGAACGTCTACCCTCAATTGATACTAGACCTCCCAGGATTCGTGACTCTGATGCTATAATTGAG ATTGTCTTGCAGGACTCTTTGGATGATAATTTCTCCACAGGAAATTGCACCCCGAACCAACAGAACGATGATCTGTCAAGAAAGGATTTCAAAGAAGTCCATGAAGCTGAGGATGACAATGCACAAATTGATAGTGATACTGAATATCCTGACAATTTTTCAGAAACTCATAATAGTGAACTGCGGGAAAAGgctggaagaagaaaagcatCAATGAATTCTGCTTCTGACAACATACGTGATGATGTGAGTTTGCCTTACCCTTCAGAAGGACCAGGACACTATGCTGCGTCTAGAGGCCATACCCCTGCTTACCCTGCTCAGAATTTGGGTATTAATGACGAAAG GCGGCCACAGGGTAGAACATATAATAAGTCCCCTCGTTCTCCAATACCGAACTTACGAGATGGGAAATCGTCTGACAGTCGAGAGGAAGGGTCTGTTGGAAGTATGAATGGTAAGCGTAGTCCACATGAGTCATCTCCTGCAATGGTTGAGGCTACCCAGGAGTCTAGTGCCGAGGACAAGGATGCTGAACATGATGAGCTCATTGAGGCTGACAAGAATACTGAAATAGATCGGGAGAATGTGAATTTCATTACGACCAGCAATTCTAATAAAAGTGATAGAGATGGCGAAGTAATGGAGAATGATGAGAAATTGGGTCCTACAGTTGAACCATTGGTTCTCAAAGACGATGACGACAACGACTCAAAGGCTGCAAGTagtgaaaatagaaaaacaagaTCAGGGAGCAGCAGGGATTATCATAAATGGCAGGATGGGGTCGAGGAGGAAGTATTTCAAAATAGACGCTCATCAAGCATGGGGAGCGTCAAGAAGTACATCGATGAAAATGAACAGAATTTTCGAAGAAAAGATGGTGATGACAAACAGGATGAAAGGAACCAAATGGATGTCAAGGGGAGGAAGGATGGTTATGCGTGCAGAGACTGGGATCCTAGCTTAGCTCATCAACATCCTTTGAAAACTGATGGTTTCGATAGGCGAAAGGAGAGGAGTAATGCTGAAGCTGCTTGGCAAAGAAGAGATGACGATCCTTATTACCGAAAAACAAGAACTGAAGAtacaagaaagagagagtaTGATGATGACACGGGATCTAGGCACCGGGGCAAAATTCGTGAAATTGAGAGAAGTGATAAAGACGACCGCCATCTAACTAAAAAGTTAGATAACGGAAACTATAGGGTGCATTATGATAAAGGTGCTAGCTCAAGACATAGGGAAAGAGATGACAGTTTGAAGAGTAGATACGAAAATTTGGATAGCTATTataacaagaaaaggaaagattcAGAACATCTGAGGCGAGATCATGTAGACAAGGATGAAATCTTGCACGGTAAGAGAGATAGTAAAAGCCACCGTAAACGGGAACGAGATGAAGTCTTTGAACCACAAAAGAGAGATGAGCTGCTGAGAGTTAGAGATAACATTGGTGATCACCACTCTGTAGGGCACAAAGAGGAGTGGTTGCAAAGAGAAAGGAGTGATAGGCCGAGGGATAAGGAGGATTGGCATAGACCGAAACAATCTCGTGAGGAAAATCCATCAAAGCGGGATAGAGACGAAGGAAGGAGCTCTGTCAGGAGTGGGCATGGCGCAGAAGAGAAATCATGGGGGAGCCACGTTAGGGTGAAGGATGAAAACAAAGTTTCTGAAAAGGAGAACCAAGGAAAAGATGTCGTGCGTCACGGTGAACAAAATAAGAGGAGGGATAGAATAGAGGATGAAAGTTCTCGTCGAGGACGCGAGGATGCTTATTCACGTCGAAATCCACCCAGTACCGAGGACAGAAGATCTAGGCTGGAAAAGTCTAGTACTGAAAGACATACTGGTAATGCTTTTGATAATCCGAGAATACACGATAAGAGACACAAAGACAGCaagatgaagaacagagaCGTCGATGGCAGCGACCATAACGCTTTAGGTCCTTCGAAGAAAAGCCAAGAGAGCCAAAACAATTATAGGAGTCAGATG GTCTTGAAAGGCTCTGATGATCGTGGCGATCGGGAGCATTCAGTTCACCATCACGGGTCCAGAAAACATACCGATGATGCTTCCTCAGAAGACGAGCAGCAAGATTCTAAGCGCGGGCGATCTAAGTTAGAACGTTGGACGAGTCACAAGGAGAAAGATTTCAATATCAACAGTAAGTCATCATCCTCATTACTGTCTAAAGAAACTGAGAACAACAATGGTGGTGGATCTTCAGAAGCCAGCAAAAACCCAGATGACTCCATGAAGGCGGCAGCAGTTGAGGCTGCTGACAATCACAATTTAGCAGAAAAGAAAGACAGCGGCGATCCGGAGTTGAAGACTGGCGTTTCTGATACAAAAGTATTGGAGGATAAACATATGGACACGGTcgaaaagttgaagaagagaagcgAGCGTTTCAAGCTTCCAATGCCAAGTGATAAAGAAGCTTTGGTGATAAAAAAGATCGAGAACGAAGCACTGCCTTCTTCCAAAAGCGACATTCCTGCAGATTCAGAGATCAAACCAGAACGACCTGCTCGGAAACGAAGGTGGATTAGTAGTTAA
- the LOC111779787 gene encoding FIP1[V]-like protein isoform X2 yields MEDDDEFGDLYTDVLRPFASSFSSAPQAQLSSPAPPPLQRSININRHHADDTPPNGPSYSNPVVPLPLPNETPLLQPPRESIPAGSSGFVLNLAARNDDDGSRAMDGEDFASFDGELSNRALEDRNLGVESGIIGAPVEDVNLMDKDVKFDIEEGNAEVEDDVGVEPIIPGLSPGGGISIHGLGGNLENTEGFRTNDAVRDRGEGGDAWDSDSEDDLQILLNDSDREPMAVERGGLVGDDEDDPPLVILGDNDQNQVMEEQEWGEDAVPAADGERKEAGEAAKSSAGMVLAPKLGYSNYGYRPFHSQYKYVRPGAAPFPGTPASVPGVTPNQARPLVNMGPVGGRGRGDWRPAGAKDPASVQKGFHSGFGMPGWGNNMGGRGSGGLEFTLPSHKTIFEVDIDSFEEKPWKSTGVDISDFFNFGLNEDSWKEYCKHLEQLRLEATMQSKIRVYESGRTEQGYDPDLPPELAAAAGFRDIPGDHTLGKSDGLQNDAGKGAARVRPPLPTGRAIQVEGGYGERLPSIDTRPPRIRDSDAIIEIVLQDSLDDNFSTGNCTPNQQNDDLSRKDFKEVHEAEDDNAQIDSDTEYPDNFSETHNSELREKAGRRKASMNSASDNIRDDVSLPYPSEGPGHYAASRGHTPAYPAQNLGINDERRPQGRTYNKSPRSPIPNLRDGKSSDSREEGSVGSMNGKRSPHESSPAMVEATQESSAEDKDAEHDELIEADKNTEIDRENVNFITTSNSNKSDRDGEVMENDEKLGPTVEPLVLKDDDDNDSKAASSENRKTRSGSSRDYHKWQDGVEEEVFQNRRSSSMGSVKKYIDENEQNFRRKDGDDKQDERNQMDVKGRKDGYACRDWDPSLAHQHPLKTDGFDRRKERSNAEAAWQRRDDDPYYRKTRTEDTRKREYDDDTGSRHRGKIREIERSDKDDRHLTKKLDNGNYRVHYDKGASSRHRERDDSLKSRYENLDSYYNKKRKDSEHLRRDHVDKDEILHGKRDSKSHRKRERDEVFEPQKRDELLRVRDNIGDHHSVGHKEEWLQRERSDRPRDKEDWHRPKQSREENPSKRDRDEGRSSVRSGHGAEEKSWGSHVRVKDENKVSEKENQGKDVVRHGEQNKRRDRIEDESSRRGREDAYSRRNPPSTEDRRSRLEKSSTERHTGNAFDNPRIHDKRHKDSKMKNRDVDGSDHNALGPSKKSQESQNNYRSQMVLKGSDDRGDREHSVHHHGSRKHTDDASSEDEQQDSKRGRSKLERWTSHKEKDFNINSKSSSSLLSKETENNNGGGSSEASKNPDDSMKAAAVEAADNHNLAEKKDSGDPELKTGVSDTKVLEDKHMDTVEKLKKRSERFKLPMPSDKEALVIKKIENEALPSSKSDIPADSEIKPERPARKRREAP; encoded by the exons ATGgaggatgatgatgagtttGGAGATCTCTACACCGACGTTCTCAGACCTTTCGCTTCTTCTTTCTCATCTGCTCCTCAGGCTCAACTATCCTCTCCCGCCCCTCCGCCTCTTCAACGCTCGATCAATATCAATCGCCACCACGCCGACGATACTCCCCCCAATGGACCTTCTTACTCCAACCCCGTTGTTCCACTGCCGCTTCCCAATGAAACCCCACTTCTCCAGCCGCCTCGGGAGTCCATACCTGCTGGTTCTTCTGGGTTCGTTCTCAATTTGGCCGCCAGAAACGACGACGACGGTTCTCGTGCCATGGATGGCGAGGATTTTGCTTCATTTGATGGTGAATTATCGAATAGGGCTTTGGAGGATCGGAATTTAGGTGTTGAATCTGGAATTATTGGTGCCCCTGTGGAAGATGTCAATTTGATGGATAAGGATGTGAAATTCGAtattgaagaggggaatgcAGAGGTTGAGGACGACGTGGGTGTGGAGCCGATTATTCCTGGCTTGTCTCCCGGCGGTGGTATATCGATTCATGGGTTAGGCGGGAATTTGGAGAACACGGAAGGTTTTAGAACGAATGATGCTGTACGAGACCGGGGCGAAGGCGGTGACGCCTGGGATAGTGACAGTGAGGATGATTtgcaaattttgttaaatgaCAGTGATCGTGAGCCTATGGCAGTGGAGAGAGGTGGATTGGTAGGTGATGATGAAGACGATCCCCCGCTGGTTATCTTGGGGGATAATGATCAGAATCAGGTTATGGAAGAGCAAGAGTGGGGTGAAGACGCAGTGCCGGCTGCGGATGGCGAGAGAAAAGAGGCGGGCGAGGCTGCAAAATCTAGTGCTGGGATGGTTTTGGCTCCAAAGCTCGGATATAGCAATTATGGTTATCGTCCTTTTCATTCTCAATATAAG TATGTGAGACCTGGTGCAGCACCTTTTCCTGGTACTCCTGCTTCTGTCCCTGGAGTAACTCCAAATCAAGCTCGTCCACTTGTCAACATGGGTCCTGTTGGTGGTCGTGGTAGAGGTGATTGGCGACCAGCAGGAGCAAAAGATCCAGCTTCAGTGCAGAAAGGTTTTCATTCAGGTTTTGGAATGCCTGGATGGGGCAATAATATGGGAGGGCGTGGTAGTGGTGGCCTAGAGTTCACTCTGCCTTCGCACAA GACAATTTTTGAAGTTGACATTGATAGTTTTGAGGAGAAACCATGGAAATCTACTGGAGTGGACATATCTGACTTTTTCAACTTTGGTCTGAATGAGGATAGCTGGAAAGAATACTGCAAACATCTG GAACAACTACGCCTGGAGGCTACCATGCAAAGCAAAATTCGAGTATATGAGAGTGGACGGACAGAACAG GGCTATGATCCTGATTTGCCTCCAGAACTAGCAGCTGCTGCAGGTTTTCGTGATATTCCCGGTGATCACACTCTTGGGAAGTCTGATGGTTTACAAAATGATGCAGGAAAAGGAGCAGCTCGTGTGCGGCCACCTCTG CCTACCGGCAGAGCAATACAGGTCGAAGGTGGTTATGGTGAACGTCTACCCTCAATTGATACTAGACCTCCCAGGATTCGTGACTCTGATGCTATAATTGAG ATTGTCTTGCAGGACTCTTTGGATGATAATTTCTCCACAGGAAATTGCACCCCGAACCAACAGAACGATGATCTGTCAAGAAAGGATTTCAAAGAAGTCCATGAAGCTGAGGATGACAATGCACAAATTGATAGTGATACTGAATATCCTGACAATTTTTCAGAAACTCATAATAGTGAACTGCGGGAAAAGgctggaagaagaaaagcatCAATGAATTCTGCTTCTGACAACATACGTGATGATGTGAGTTTGCCTTACCCTTCAGAAGGACCAGGACACTATGCTGCGTCTAGAGGCCATACCCCTGCTTACCCTGCTCAGAATTTGGGTATTAATGACGAAAG GCGGCCACAGGGTAGAACATATAATAAGTCCCCTCGTTCTCCAATACCGAACTTACGAGATGGGAAATCGTCTGACAGTCGAGAGGAAGGGTCTGTTGGAAGTATGAATGGTAAGCGTAGTCCACATGAGTCATCTCCTGCAATGGTTGAGGCTACCCAGGAGTCTAGTGCCGAGGACAAGGATGCTGAACATGATGAGCTCATTGAGGCTGACAAGAATACTGAAATAGATCGGGAGAATGTGAATTTCATTACGACCAGCAATTCTAATAAAAGTGATAGAGATGGCGAAGTAATGGAGAATGATGAGAAATTGGGTCCTACAGTTGAACCATTGGTTCTCAAAGACGATGACGACAACGACTCAAAGGCTGCAAGTagtgaaaatagaaaaacaagaTCAGGGAGCAGCAGGGATTATCATAAATGGCAGGATGGGGTCGAGGAGGAAGTATTTCAAAATAGACGCTCATCAAGCATGGGGAGCGTCAAGAAGTACATCGATGAAAATGAACAGAATTTTCGAAGAAAAGATGGTGATGACAAACAGGATGAAAGGAACCAAATGGATGTCAAGGGGAGGAAGGATGGTTATGCGTGCAGAGACTGGGATCCTAGCTTAGCTCATCAACATCCTTTGAAAACTGATGGTTTCGATAGGCGAAAGGAGAGGAGTAATGCTGAAGCTGCTTGGCAAAGAAGAGATGACGATCCTTATTACCGAAAAACAAGAACTGAAGAtacaagaaagagagagtaTGATGATGACACGGGATCTAGGCACCGGGGCAAAATTCGTGAAATTGAGAGAAGTGATAAAGACGACCGCCATCTAACTAAAAAGTTAGATAACGGAAACTATAGGGTGCATTATGATAAAGGTGCTAGCTCAAGACATAGGGAAAGAGATGACAGTTTGAAGAGTAGATACGAAAATTTGGATAGCTATTataacaagaaaaggaaagattcAGAACATCTGAGGCGAGATCATGTAGACAAGGATGAAATCTTGCACGGTAAGAGAGATAGTAAAAGCCACCGTAAACGGGAACGAGATGAAGTCTTTGAACCACAAAAGAGAGATGAGCTGCTGAGAGTTAGAGATAACATTGGTGATCACCACTCTGTAGGGCACAAAGAGGAGTGGTTGCAAAGAGAAAGGAGTGATAGGCCGAGGGATAAGGAGGATTGGCATAGACCGAAACAATCTCGTGAGGAAAATCCATCAAAGCGGGATAGAGACGAAGGAAGGAGCTCTGTCAGGAGTGGGCATGGCGCAGAAGAGAAATCATGGGGGAGCCACGTTAGGGTGAAGGATGAAAACAAAGTTTCTGAAAAGGAGAACCAAGGAAAAGATGTCGTGCGTCACGGTGAACAAAATAAGAGGAGGGATAGAATAGAGGATGAAAGTTCTCGTCGAGGACGCGAGGATGCTTATTCACGTCGAAATCCACCCAGTACCGAGGACAGAAGATCTAGGCTGGAAAAGTCTAGTACTGAAAGACATACTGGTAATGCTTTTGATAATCCGAGAATACACGATAAGAGACACAAAGACAGCaagatgaagaacagagaCGTCGATGGCAGCGACCATAACGCTTTAGGTCCTTCGAAGAAAAGCCAAGAGAGCCAAAACAATTATAGGAGTCAGATG GTCTTGAAAGGCTCTGATGATCGTGGCGATCGGGAGCATTCAGTTCACCATCACGGGTCCAGAAAACATACCGATGATGCTTCCTCAGAAGACGAGCAGCAAGATTCTAAGCGCGGGCGATCTAAGTTAGAACGTTGGACGAGTCACAAGGAGAAAGATTTCAATATCAACAGTAAGTCATCATCCTCATTACTGTCTAAAGAAACTGAGAACAACAATGGTGGTGGATCTTCAGAAGCCAGCAAAAACCCAGATGACTCCATGAAGGCGGCAGCAGTTGAGGCTGCTGACAATCACAATTTAGCAGAAAAGAAAGACAGCGGCGATCCGGAGTTGAAGACTGGCGTTTCTGATACAAAAGTATTGGAGGATAAACATATGGACACGGTcgaaaagttgaagaagagaagcgAGCGTTTCAAGCTTCCAATGCCAAGTGATAAAGAAGCTTTGGTGATAAAAAAGATCGAGAACGAAGCACTGCCTTCTTCCAAAAGCGACATTCCTGCAGATTCAGAGATCAAACCAGAACGACCTGCTCGGAAACGAAG gGAAGCTCCATGA
- the LOC111780635 gene encoding protein RTF2 homolog, giving the protein MHQMKQHCFQFFVCSPELQIQSEIVNVGRNSVQTLEELKSFLVPETIVSSFYFTLNGKPLLDSTTIPSSLIPPLSTLILRTRVLGGGGDGGATGAESRDCYLNMYAEKKPDKVDPNEQRLSKWLNCALSNEPLREPCVIDWLGNIFNKESLVQALLEKKLPKGFGHIKGLKDMIKINLSVIPGTESSRNAISGSRFQCPITGLEFNGKYKFFALRTCGHVLSAKALKEVKSSSCLVCHAEFSDRDKFVINGSEEEVAEMRERMEEEKLKSKPKEKKTKKVRNVEVGMDGDATVELAASCLSGKKHGIEVKALEKVSAKPDRHNKRPEGGVQVKVAASNGAVKRFKAADMAPANATKEVYASIFTSSKKSDFKETYSCRSLPLGRN; this is encoded by the coding sequence ATGCATCAGATGAAGCAACACTGTTTTCAGTTCTTCGTTTGCTCTCCCGAGCTACAAATTCAATCCGAAATCGTAAACGTAGGACGAAATTCGGTCCAAACCCTTGAAGAACTGAAGTCTTTTCTTGTTCCCGAAACGATTGTGTCATCTTTCTACTTCACCCTGAAtgggaaacctctccttgaTTCCACCACGATTCCCAGTTCTCTGATTCCCCCTCTGTCTACGTTAATTTTGAGAACCAGAGTCCTTGGGGGCGGTGGCGATGGCGGGGCAACAGGGGCTGAATCTCGTGACTGCTACCTTAATATGTACGCAGAAAAGAAGCCCGACAAGGTTGATCCTAACGAGCAGAGGCTGTCCAAGTGGTTGAATTGCGCTCTTTCTAACGAGCCTTTGAGGGAACCTTGTGTGATCGATTGGCTTGGGAATATTTTCAATAAGGAGTCGCTTGTGCAGGCTTTGCTAGAGAAGAAGCTGCCAAAGGGATTTGGGCATATCAAGGGTCTGAAGGATATGATCAAGATTAATCTTTCGGTGATTCCCGGTACAGAATCGAGTCGCAATGCAATTTCAGGATCGCGGTTCCAATGCCCGATTACTGGCCTTGAGTTCAATGGCAAGTATAAGTTTTTTGCTCTGAGAACTTGTGGACATGTGCTGAGTGCAAAGGCCTTGAAGGAGGTTAAATCCTCTTCCTGCCTTGTTTGTCATGCTGAGTTTTCGGACAGAGACAAGTTCGTGATCAATGGGAGTGAGGAGGAGGTAGCAGAAATGAGGGAGAGGATGGAGgaagagaaattgaaatcgaaaccaaaggagaagaagacgaagaaagTGAGGAATGTGGAAGTGGGTATGGATGGCGATGCAACTGTGGAATTGGCAGCATCGTGTTTGTCTGGTAAAAAGCACGGTATTGAAGTTAAGGCTTTGGAGAAGGTTTCTGCTAAGCCCGACAGGCATAATAAGCGGCCAGAGGGTGGAGTTCAGGTAAAGGTTGCAGCTAGTAATGGTGCTGTAAAGCGTTTCAAAGCAGCAGACATGGCCCCTGCCAATGCTACCAAAGAAGTCTATGCTTCGATATTCACCTCATCTAAGAAGTCAGATTTTAAGGAAACGTATAGTTGTAGATCTCTTCCACTCGGTCGAAACTGA